Proteins encoded within one genomic window of Gloeobacter kilaueensis JS1:
- a CDS encoding ArnT family glycosyltransferase yields MFDSLFGRSKPTGRAGSFLAGDRAWLALLLLASLLLYLVNLGGVPLRDWDEGIYADVSRTMLKAPAAAQAWLYPMIRGQPFTDKPPLLYWLMACAYAIGGVSEWTARLPGALLTALSVPLLYAIGRELFATQRAALFGAGVYLGMLPMVRHGRLAMLDGAALCFFLLMVYCLLRARRTPVWGLGLGLAFALVCLTKGILGLLLLGVVLVFVALDCPQLLRSVYLWGGLVAGSLAVGWWYGAQWLHYGLEYMGYVGGEKNFARVWKSTDQNQGPPWYYLLELLKYTWPWLIFLPQALVLAWRSRAESWARLVLLWLAIFLVVISAMATKLPWYVLPVYPAIALAVGHYLSLISKAAPRSWLAGLVLLAVVGWGGCLYFGAFAAPGDRDLLATVLVLALTMTLALVLVRRSGSQAALVLLGGSYCCCLLFLLSSHWVWELNEAYPVPPVARLIRRWTPPDRSVYTSFALGRPSLDFYSDHRVIPASSSELAQRWQQEAQPFLLVDAAMLKSLPADGRLVLGSAQGLTLISKLPEAGLAPLTSVAQ; encoded by the coding sequence ATGTTCGATTCGCTTTTTGGGCGCTCAAAACCTACCGGTCGGGCCGGTTCTTTTTTGGCGGGGGACCGTGCCTGGTTGGCGCTGTTGCTGCTCGCGTCGCTGCTGCTGTATCTGGTCAATCTCGGGGGGGTGCCCCTTCGCGATTGGGACGAGGGCATCTACGCCGATGTTTCCCGGACGATGCTCAAGGCACCGGCGGCAGCCCAGGCGTGGCTGTATCCGATGATTCGCGGTCAGCCTTTTACCGATAAGCCGCCGCTGCTCTACTGGCTGATGGCCTGTGCCTACGCGATCGGGGGCGTGAGCGAGTGGACGGCGCGGCTGCCGGGGGCGCTGCTGACGGCGCTGTCGGTCCCGCTGCTGTACGCGATTGGCCGGGAACTGTTTGCGACGCAGCGGGCGGCACTGTTTGGAGCCGGAGTGTATCTGGGGATGCTGCCGATGGTCCGCCATGGGCGGCTCGCGATGCTCGACGGAGCGGCGCTGTGTTTTTTTCTGCTCATGGTCTACTGTCTGTTGCGGGCGCGACGCACGCCGGTCTGGGGGCTGGGGCTGGGGCTGGCCTTTGCCCTGGTCTGTCTCACCAAGGGCATCCTCGGACTGTTGCTGCTGGGGGTTGTGCTGGTCTTTGTGGCCCTCGACTGCCCGCAGTTGCTGCGCTCGGTCTACCTGTGGGGTGGACTGGTGGCCGGTAGTCTGGCGGTGGGCTGGTGGTACGGCGCGCAGTGGCTGCACTACGGCCTGGAGTACATGGGCTACGTCGGCGGCGAGAAAAATTTTGCCCGCGTCTGGAAGAGCACCGATCAAAACCAGGGGCCGCCCTGGTATTACCTGCTGGAACTGTTGAAGTACACCTGGCCCTGGCTCATCTTCCTGCCCCAGGCGCTGGTGCTCGCCTGGAGGAGCCGCGCTGAGAGCTGGGCACGGCTGGTGTTGCTGTGGCTTGCCATCTTTCTGGTCGTGATTTCGGCGATGGCGACCAAGCTGCCCTGGTACGTCCTGCCGGTCTACCCGGCGATTGCTCTGGCGGTGGGCCATTACCTTTCTTTGATCTCGAAGGCGGCACCCCGTAGCTGGCTCGCTGGTCTGGTGCTGCTCGCCGTCGTCGGTTGGGGAGGCTGTCTTTATTTCGGTGCTTTCGCAGCGCCGGGCGATCGAGATCTGCTTGCAACCGTCCTGGTTCTGGCTTTGACGATGACCCTGGCGCTGGTGCTGGTGCGCCGCTCCGGTTCCCAGGCGGCGCTGGTGCTGCTCGGGGGGAGCTACTGCTGCTGTCTGTTGTTTTTGCTGAGCAGCCACTGGGTCTGGGAGCTGAACGAGGCGTACCCGGTACCGCCGGTGGCCCGGCTCATCCGCCGCTGGACGCCGCCGGATCGCAGCGTCTATACTTCCTTTGCCCTCGGTCGGCCATCGCTCGATTTTTACAGCGATCATCGGGTGATCCCGGCTTCGAGCAGTGAACTGGCGCAGCGCTGGCAGCAGGAAGCTCAGCCCTTTTTGCTCGTCGATGCGGCGATGCTCAAAAGCCTGCCTGCCGACGGGCGGCTGGTTCTGGGCAGTGCCCAGGGGCTGACACTGATCTCGAAGCTGCCCGAGGCAGGACTGGCTCCCCTTACCTCTGTAGCGCAGTAA
- a CDS encoding glutaredoxin family protein: MAKTVVFYSKPGCCLCDSLERTLQASQAHLGFVIDKRNILDDPEWFTDFQYTIPVLEIDGQTVGGISHRSSIEQLTTVLTRLLV; encoded by the coding sequence ATGGCAAAAACGGTCGTCTTTTACTCCAAACCTGGCTGTTGTCTATGCGACAGCCTCGAGCGCACCCTCCAGGCGAGCCAGGCGCACCTCGGCTTTGTGATCGACAAGCGCAATATTCTCGACGATCCGGAGTGGTTCACTGACTTTCAATACACGATTCCCGTGCTCGAAATCGACGGCCAGACCGTAGGCGGCATCTCCCACCGCAGCAGCATCGAGCAATTGACCACCGTTCTTACCCGGCTGCTGGTCTGA
- a CDS encoding CRR6 family NdhI maturation factor, translated as MPTIVQLDQPAIDRLDLRAAGVQIERLAADPLANARQLRFEIDYPRAADDPRELPEVQEIRLFFIRLDARYPWLPYLLDWRNGELTRFAAMLVPHQFSAKDGITFAPEAMEIFVMHKIFVLADWLLAQGITNRSELRYLAQALGYDIDAEFFDLLSA; from the coding sequence ATGCCGACGATTGTTCAACTCGATCAGCCCGCTATCGACCGGCTCGATCTGAGGGCAGCCGGAGTCCAGATCGAACGACTGGCCGCCGACCCCCTCGCCAATGCCCGCCAGCTCCGCTTTGAGATCGACTATCCGCGCGCAGCGGACGATCCGCGCGAACTGCCGGAGGTGCAGGAGATTCGGCTGTTTTTTATTCGCCTCGATGCGCGCTATCCCTGGCTGCCGTACCTGCTCGACTGGCGCAATGGCGAGTTGACCCGCTTTGCGGCGATGCTGGTCCCCCACCAGTTCAGCGCCAAGGACGGCATCACCTTTGCGCCGGAGGCGATGGAAATTTTTGTGATGCACAAGATCTTCGTCCTCGCCGACTGGCTTTTAGCCCAGGGCATCACCAACCGCTCCGAGCTGCGCTATCTGGCCCAGGCGCTGGGCTACGACATCGACGCAGAGTTTTTTGACCTGCTGAGCGCCTGA
- the pyk gene encoding pyruvate kinase → MVVASEPFNRVTARRQERARFRRTKIVATIGPAVDDPRTLRELIQAGATTLRLNFSHGTHEEHRRRIGLIRQISFELNQPVAILQDLQGPKIRLGKFKEGPIRLEQGDPFILTSRDVPANQQISPITYARLAQEVPAGATILLDDGRVELVVERVDLAEQNLYCRTVVAGKLSDSKGVNFPGVTLSVPAMTAKDREDLLFGLNQGVDWVALSFVRTASDLLELKELIAQSGKRVPVIAKIEKFEAFEQLESIVAASDGLMVARGDLGVEMPAEEVPLLQKRLILSANKAGKPVITATQMLDSMVSNSRPTRAEVSDVANAILDGTDAVMLSNETAVGQFPVLAVETMARIADRIEQSLPQRSWIDAGRSIPNAISQAVGSIAQQLGAQAIITLTKSGATARNVSKYRPRVPIIAITPSVSVARELQLVWGVYPLMVLDLPSTHQTFQAAINVSQEKNLVLEGDLVIMTAGTIQGLSGSTDLIKVEVVTAILGEGLGLGQNAVSGRARVVQSADDAASLNPGDILVAPCTNASYIEAIKLAGGIVTEEGGLTSHAAVIGLRLGLPVLLGVKGCTSRIPDGIVITLDPQKGVIHSGTATAV, encoded by the coding sequence GTGGTAGTTGCTTCCGAACCATTCAATCGCGTCACTGCCCGTCGCCAGGAGCGGGCGCGCTTTCGGCGCACCAAGATCGTCGCCACCATCGGCCCGGCGGTCGATGATCCGCGCACGCTCCGCGAACTCATCCAGGCGGGGGCAACGACGCTGCGGCTCAATTTTTCCCACGGCACCCACGAGGAGCATCGCCGCCGCATCGGCCTCATCCGCCAGATCTCCTTCGAACTTAACCAGCCGGTGGCGATCTTGCAGGATCTGCAGGGGCCAAAGATTCGCCTGGGCAAGTTCAAGGAGGGTCCGATTCGCCTTGAGCAGGGCGATCCGTTTATTCTCACCAGCCGCGACGTTCCGGCCAACCAGCAGATAAGCCCGATCACCTACGCCCGCCTTGCCCAGGAGGTGCCCGCCGGAGCGACGATCCTCCTCGACGATGGCCGGGTGGAACTGGTGGTCGAGCGGGTGGATCTAGCCGAGCAGAACCTCTACTGCCGCACGGTGGTGGCCGGTAAGCTCTCCGACAGCAAGGGCGTCAATTTTCCGGGGGTGACGCTCTCGGTGCCGGCGATGACCGCCAAGGACCGCGAGGATCTGCTCTTTGGCCTCAACCAGGGCGTCGATTGGGTGGCCTTGAGCTTTGTGCGCACCGCCAGTGACCTCTTAGAACTCAAGGAACTGATTGCCCAGTCGGGCAAGCGCGTGCCGGTGATCGCCAAGATCGAAAAATTTGAAGCCTTCGAGCAGCTCGAATCGATCGTGGCGGCGAGCGACGGGCTGATGGTGGCGCGGGGCGATCTGGGCGTCGAGATGCCCGCCGAAGAGGTACCGCTATTGCAAAAGCGGCTCATCCTCTCAGCCAACAAGGCGGGTAAGCCCGTGATCACCGCCACCCAGATGCTCGATTCGATGGTGAGCAACAGCCGCCCGACCCGCGCCGAGGTCTCGGATGTGGCCAACGCCATCCTCGATGGCACCGACGCGGTGATGCTCTCCAACGAGACCGCCGTCGGCCAGTTTCCGGTGCTCGCCGTCGAGACGATGGCCCGGATCGCAGACCGCATCGAGCAGTCGCTGCCGCAGCGCAGCTGGATAGACGCCGGTCGCTCGATCCCAAATGCGATCTCCCAGGCCGTGGGCAGCATCGCCCAGCAACTCGGAGCCCAGGCGATCATCACCCTCACCAAGTCCGGGGCCACCGCCCGCAACGTCAGCAAGTACCGCCCGCGCGTGCCGATTATCGCCATCACCCCGAGTGTGTCGGTGGCCCGCGAACTGCAGCTGGTCTGGGGGGTCTACCCGCTGATGGTCCTCGATCTGCCCTCCACCCATCAGACGTTTCAGGCGGCGATCAACGTCAGTCAGGAAAAAAATCTCGTCCTCGAAGGCGACCTGGTGATCATGACCGCCGGGACGATCCAGGGACTCTCAGGCTCGACGGACCTGATCAAAGTCGAGGTGGTCACCGCCATTTTGGGCGAAGGTCTGGGCCTGGGCCAGAACGCTGTGAGCGGGCGCGCCCGCGTCGTTCAAAGCGCCGACGATGCCGCCTCGCTCAATCCTGGCGATATCCTGGTTGCCCCCTGCACCAACGCCAGCTACATCGAGGCGATCAAGCTCGCCGGCGGCATCGTCACCGAAGAAGGCGGCCTCACCTCCCACGCCGCTGTGATTGGCCTCAGGCTCGGGCTGCCGGTGCTTCTGGGGGTAAAAGGCTGCACCAGCCGCATTCCGGACGGCATCGTGATCACCCTCGATCCGCAAAAGGGCGTCATCCACTCCGGGACTGCCACAGCCGTCTAA